ATTTCAGAGTGTGCAAACTAGCCGACATAGCAAAGTGTTTTAGAAAGTGAGCACACACTATATTTATGCACCCTCAGCAGTACGAGGAGCACATTAAAGTATGTTCATCGTTATTAGATGCCCCAATTATTTGTTAGATTGCACTTTTAAGACACGTTTATATTTTCGTATGCTCTTTTTCATACTAGGTATTCCCTCATGATGAAGAGTTGCTGAACAAACCCATCAAGAACTTTTTAGGGCTGCATCTGCTCTTCGGTGACGACTGCCTATTCGGACATAACTGGAGACGCAGAGGTGGTCATTTGAGACCTTCATGCCGTTGCGAAAGAGGCGGTGGTTCGAGCCACCGTGAAAGAGGTGGTCGTTCGATAACCGCCACAAGAGGACGTGCTTCCACCACTTCCGTCACAACCGAATGGGTTTGTTCCGACGATGATGACTTCATGCTTACTCCTTAGAGAACTACACGCCATTACGAATTCTCTGACGATGGGACAGATGATTGGgatcctaactttgattattttccgTATATACCGGCACCACGTAGACCAAAATCCCCAGAATACGATTACCATTGGATGGACCGGGAGATAAGGCACAACCAACTTCAAGGGCTATTTCGTTTGTAATATTTATGCTACTAATTATTGTAGTTGTTGAATTCAAGGTGATTCTAtcattttttaatctattacctaAGTCGTGTATGTATCTTAGATATAACCTATATTCCATTAgtaatatttaaattttatatactcATTTCATGTACACATTCTATCTAACATTCAGTGTGGTTTTATCATTTCACTTGCATGTATTTCAATATATACCATAAAGTTTAATTTAAATGAAACATAGCAAATAAATGAGCTATAGCGcgccattaaaaaatttattcaatCAAGCACGTACTTCCACAAATTtacataaaaagtaaaaaatttccatgcataaaataaaatataaaataattaatgcAAAAGTTCAATGGGCCAGTTTTCGCCGAATAACACAACTGAAAAAAGAGTATGCCGCCACACGGTTGatggaaatttatttttccGTCAAATATTTGGCGAAAATAGGTGAGAGAAGGTCCAGCCGCTGTGGGGTCTATATTTTCACCATACGGTTTGTTGGACGAATAggtaatatttttaaatttttttattttctgtattatttctgtaatatctgaaaaaaataatataattattttccAAAATAGATGCCAGAACATTTGAGACGAACCACGAGCACAGCAGGTATCAGGAGGATTATCAGCACAATGCTACATTGACAGTACAGTTTACAGTTACACCGGCCAATGCCGATCCTTCTCAGCGTAGGCTCCACTTCTTGAGCAGGCAGGTGAAGGCCCTCGTGAACCTCTTCGACCCCGACAGCCGCGGCCTCTTGCCGCCGCTCGGCTtagccgccggcgccgcggccaccgccgtctcttcctcctcatcatgcTGGTGCTGCGCGGCTGCCTGGCTCGCCACCTCGTGCAGTTGCACCCGCGGCTGCAGCTCCTCGAGCTCCCGCTGCCGCTGCTCCCGGAACAGCCTCAGCAGCTTCTGCGCCTTGTCCTTGGCCCTGCCCGTGCCGTTGGCCGTCAGGGACACCAGCGCCGGGATCACGCCCTCCTGGAGCACCGTCTGGCTGCTGCCCTCGTCGCCGCTGCAGATGACGTAGAGGCAGGAGACGGCCTTCTCCTTCTCGGCGGGCTCGCCGTTGTCCAGGATGAGCACGATGGCGCCCACCATGGCCAGGTTGGTGGCAATCTCCTTCTTGCCGCCCCGGGTCAGCGCCAGGTTGAGCAGGACGGTGAGGGCCTTGTCCGTCCATGCAGAGGACGGCGACAGCACGGTGTGGAGGCTTTCGATGATGCCGGAGGTGATGAGGAATGGGATGTTTGGCGCGTGCAGGGAGAGGTTGTATAGCGTGAGGAGCGCGTCCAGACGGCAGGTGTTGCTCCGGGATCCGTCTTCCCTCAGGCCTTTGATAAGGAAAGGGATGGCGTCACTTGAACCGATGATCGCCTGTGCCTCGGGGAGGCAGGAGAGGTTCAGGTACATTGCGATGGCAGCCTCGCAGGTCTCGGGTTTCTGTATCATCTGTTCAATCAGGGGTATAACTCCTGCTGCGAGCAGCTGTCTCTTGTTCCTGGAAACAAAATGCAGAGGTGAAATAACGAGGGCAACTGAGCTCAAGTCATTTACCTATGGTGTTACTGGGGTCAAGCCTTTTTCCACGGTCTATGGTTGAGCAAGCAAAACAAAGTTGATCTTTACCTGTCATTGCTAACAGCAAGATTGAAAAGAGCCATTGTTCCAACCTCCTGAGAATGCACATCATCTCTGCAGATAGCCATCTTCAGATAGTAGATAAGTGGCTCAGTAATACCATTAGCACCTGCATAGTCCCTAAGTTCATCGTCATTCTTTAACAGGTGTCTGATCTGCTCAACCTCCTTATGTTGCTCATCCATATTCTCAGCGTCGTTCTTATTCAGCACACGGAGCCACTGTTCACATCTCTCAGGCACACCCCCCCTGGAGTGCTGATGAGAGCACTTATCCAGAGAGTCTTCAACTTCGCATATCTCAGATGCAGCTTCTTTGGAGTTCTGACGAGAGCACTTCTCTGGACAGACTTTATCTATGCATATATTGGAAGCAGCCTCTCCAGAGTTCTGACGAGAAAACTTCCCCAAAGCAGCTTCACTGTCCAACTTGATGTCATCCTTTGCACCCGTGGCTTCAAACAAAACCGTGCTGATGCCATTAGTCACCAGGCATGTGCTATTTTTCAGGGATGAAATCCTCAAATATTTTAGCTTGGGAGATTCCGGCGGTGCAGATGGAACTAGAATCCCGTTCTGTTCACACCAAGATGTTATCAGACCCTTAATGCAGTAATTGGGTGTCATGGAGAGTTGGGACAACTGTTTGCGAGTTTTTGGGCAGGTTGTGTTGCCACTGTCGAACCATTTCTCAATGCAAGCTCGTTCGTATGTCTGACCAGATGCAATAACAACTGGGTCATACATGAGCTGCAAGGAGATTGGGCACCTCAGCTCCTCAGGTGGCAATGGCATGCTCCCTGATAACCCTTTAATCTGTTTCAAATTGAAGGAGCCAGCCCTAGGTAGTTGCCTCTCAAGAATTTGACCATTTCCATGGAGATCAATTGAGCTAGACACTGAACTGGAGGAGCAAGAAGGACTTGAGCACTGGGAGTTGGTGTTAGTGTTATCTGTTGTTTCGCTTCTAAATATGTTTGAGTACTTCCTCATGAGGTGAAGTAGGTAGGCTGCAATCGATTCCTTTTTGAAGTCCTCCTCTGCATGGGCTCTCTCAAGAAGCCTCCTAAGTGCTCTTCTCTCAGTAAGAGCTGCCGTGGATGATGCAATACCAACCCGAAAAGCAATTTGGCGGAAAAAATCAAGTTCATTTTCATCAAGGAACCCATTGGATTTGCTCTCATTCTGAATTAGTTGATTCACGTCATCACCAACTTGCTTTTCATACTGATCCAAAGCAAAAACTGCTTTATCCAGCTCTTGTGCAATCTCTGTGATCTGAAATTTAGAATGGCAGATAGTTATCAGAGGACAAGGCGTCCAAGTTATTCCTCAAGAAAACATGATCCAAGTTAAATCAAGATGAAACAGTTAATGGATACAGGCTGCAGCAGTAAATTCGCTCATCAATAAGGATATCAGAGGTAATTAGGTATCGAAAGAAACAATGAAACTATGGCACTTCAGGATCCTTAGAATCCAGGAATACTGTAAAACTGTGATCCCCTGATGAAGCCATTAGGATCTACTAGAATCTGTAGTAGAAATTTTAGATTCATGATTCAACAAAAATAGCTGGTAAAGCTAAATTTCGGCAATGTCACTGGCAACCTTAGAATTAATTGCTTCGGGAATTGTTTCTTCCACTTGGTGAAGACTTTCCAGAAGTGCTAGTCTTGCCTTCTCAAATTTTGTATGAACGCATTCTGCTGTAACAGCCTGCAATGCAGTGTTTAGTAAAAAACAATGCATGCgataataaatataaatttatcaaAAATTGTTCTCTGCCATGAAATATACCCAACATATCTGCCAAGCATCTATAATGTTATCCAACTACCATAAATGATATGATAGTACAAGAATAATTTATGTATCCTATATCCATCCTTTTTGCCTTCTCAAGCTAGGAAATATCAAACACATTCACATGTATCAAATTATATACCAAGTAAAGCTTGCTACACTCTGAACAATACTGAAGTAAATTCTTGGCCTTCTCAACAGCTATGCTCAAGGAACTTAACGCGAGGAGTCCGGAACTGCTTCCTGGTCTTGTTGTATCAAGGGCAGGAATGGCATCCAAAACTTCATGAACTACTGTGTAAAGTTGCTTACATAATGCTCCATGTAGCTGCACAAAGAGGCAAAGAATAATCCAACTTACTCTACCATCCTAATATTTCACATTATTGAATAAGCAAAACTATTTATTCAGAAAACAGCaggaaatgaaaaaataaataacgATAAACATCTACTGTTTTATTATCAATTACATTTACCAACTTATCGTTTGATAATACTCACGTAAGAACATTCAATATAATTTGTTTAAAGTTTTGGTTGAAACAGTGGGGCTATTCTATAAGATGAAGTTGTTTTCTAAACTGAAGACGCCTATATACATAAGCATCACATGACAGTTTGAATGAAATTACAGCATCTATGTCCTGAAAAGTCCCTGTAACTAAAGATACTCACACAAAGAATAACAGAATTCCAATGGTACCAACATTGTAGCATTAATGGCATTCGGTGGAATGAGGGGGCCTACCTTCCAACTGCCAGCAGAAATAAAGTCCCCGTCGACCTCAAGTCTCTCCATGGTGTCCTATTAGTCAAATTTCATCTGGCAAAAGAGCAGGGCGGCCAATTATACAATATGATATTAGTCACCTGGAGGAATTAATGCTCAGCGCAGATATGCGCTGTCGAATCAAGAAAATCAATGTTCAAGTATGCCCTGCAGTTGTATTTGCTATCATTTAACATAAAGCTCAAATCACTGACCATGTGTGCAAACTGGTTATAATAGTAACCTTATTTTGAAACTGCGAAAGTATAATAAATatatgaagtgcaaatatagcACATAACCGAAGAAAAGAGTAGCATATCTTGTCACTGAGAGCAAACTTTgatgcaaaacaaaaatatttttttgagaaaatgaGGTGCAACACAACGAATTTGAGTTGATATTATACTAATTGCGTTGATAATATAACTTAAAAGTAAAACATATCAGCAATTAAACACAATTGTTCAAACTTTCAGCCCCAA
This genomic window from Phragmites australis chromosome 7, lpPhrAust1.1, whole genome shotgun sequence contains:
- the LOC133924466 gene encoding U-box domain-containing protein 6-like isoform X3 — translated: MERLEVDGDFISAGSWKITEIAQELDKAVFALDQYEKQVGDDVNQLIQNESKSNGFLDENELDFFRQIAFRVGIASSTAALTERRALRRLLERAHAEEDFKKESIAAYLLHLMRKYSNIFRSETTDNTNTNSQCSSPSCSSSSVSSSIDLHGNGQILERQLPRAGSFNLKQIKGLSGSMPLPPEELRCPISLQLMYDPVVIASGQTYERACIEKWFDSGNTTCPKTRKQLSQLSMTPNYCIKGLITSWCEQNGILVPSAPPESPKLKYLRISSLKNSTCLVTNGISTVLFEATGAKDDIKLDSEAALGKFSRQNSGEAASNICIDKVCPEKCSRQNSKEAASEICEVEDSLDKCSHQHSRGGVPERCEQWLRVLNKNDAENMDEQHKEVEQIRHLLKNDDELRDYAGANGITEPLIYYLKMAICRDDVHSQEVGTMALFNLAVSNDRNKRQLLAAGVIPLIEQMIQKPETCEAAIAMYLNLSCLPEAQAIIGSSDAIPFLIKGLREDGSRSNTCRLDALLTLYNLSLHAPNIPFLITSGIIESLHTVLSPSSAWTDKALTVLLNLALTRGGKKEIATNLAMVGAIVLILDNGEPAEKEKAVSCLYVICSGDEGSSQTVLQEGVIPALVSLTANGTGRAKDKAQKLLRLFREQRQRELEELQPRVQLHEVASQAAAQHQHDEEEETAVAAAPAAKPSGGKRPRLSGSKRFTRAFTCLLKKWSLR
- the LOC133924466 gene encoding U-box domain-containing protein 6-like isoform X2, which codes for MERLEVDGDFISAGSWKAVTAECVHTKFEKARLALLESLHQVEETIPEAINSKITEIAQELDKAVFALDQYEKQVGDDVNQLIQNESKSNGFLDENELDFFRQIAFRVGIASSTAALTERRALRRLLERAHAEEDFKKESIAAYLLHLMRKYSNIFRSETTDNTNTNSQCSSPSCSSSSVSSSIDLHGNGQILERQLPRAGSFNLKQIKGLSGSMPLPPEELRCPISLQLMYDPVVIASGQTYERACIEKWFDSGNTTCPKTRKQLSQLSMTPNYCIKGLITSWCEQNGILVPSAPPESPKLKYLRISSLKNSTCLVTNGISTVLFEATGAKDDIKLDSEAALGKFSRQNSGEAASNICIDKVCPEKCSRQNSKEAASEICEVEDSLDKCSHQHSRGGVPERCEQWLRVLNKNDAENMDEQHKEVEQIRHLLKNDDELRDYAGANGITEPLIYYLKMAICRDDVHSQEVGTMALFNLAVSNDRNKRQLLAAGVIPLIEQMIQKPETCEAAIAMYLNLSCLPEAQAIIGSSDAIPFLIKGLREDGSRSNTCRLDALLTLYNLSLHAPNIPFLITSGIIESLHTVLSPSSAWTDKALTVLLNLALTRGGKKEIATNLAMVGAIVLILDNGEPAEKEKAVSCLYVICSGDEGSSQTVLQEGVIPALVSLTANGTGRAKDKAQKLLRLFREQRQRELEELQPRVQLHEVASQAAAQHQHDEEEETAVAAAPAAKPSGGKRPRLSGSKRFTRAFTCLLKKWSLR
- the LOC133924466 gene encoding U-box domain-containing protein 6-like isoform X1 yields the protein MERLEVDGDFISAGSWKLHGALCKQLYTVVHEVLDAIPALDTTRPGSSSGLLALSSLSIAVEKAKNLLQYCSECSKLYLAVTAECVHTKFEKARLALLESLHQVEETIPEAINSKITEIAQELDKAVFALDQYEKQVGDDVNQLIQNESKSNGFLDENELDFFRQIAFRVGIASSTAALTERRALRRLLERAHAEEDFKKESIAAYLLHLMRKYSNIFRSETTDNTNTNSQCSSPSCSSSSVSSSIDLHGNGQILERQLPRAGSFNLKQIKGLSGSMPLPPEELRCPISLQLMYDPVVIASGQTYERACIEKWFDSGNTTCPKTRKQLSQLSMTPNYCIKGLITSWCEQNGILVPSAPPESPKLKYLRISSLKNSTCLVTNGISTVLFEATGAKDDIKLDSEAALGKFSRQNSGEAASNICIDKVCPEKCSRQNSKEAASEICEVEDSLDKCSHQHSRGGVPERCEQWLRVLNKNDAENMDEQHKEVEQIRHLLKNDDELRDYAGANGITEPLIYYLKMAICRDDVHSQEVGTMALFNLAVSNDRNKRQLLAAGVIPLIEQMIQKPETCEAAIAMYLNLSCLPEAQAIIGSSDAIPFLIKGLREDGSRSNTCRLDALLTLYNLSLHAPNIPFLITSGIIESLHTVLSPSSAWTDKALTVLLNLALTRGGKKEIATNLAMVGAIVLILDNGEPAEKEKAVSCLYVICSGDEGSSQTVLQEGVIPALVSLTANGTGRAKDKAQKLLRLFREQRQRELEELQPRVQLHEVASQAAAQHQHDEEEETAVAAAPAAKPSGGKRPRLSGSKRFTRAFTCLLKKWSLR